The Oscillospiraceae bacterium genome contains the following window.
CACCGGCTACATCCGCGGCGGGTGCAGTCCTGTCGGCATGTAAAAGCAGTTTGTGACCGTCTTTGACGAGAGCTGCTTGGCGCAGGACACGATGCTCGTCTCCGGCGGGCGCATCGGCACCCAGATCGAGTGCGCCCCCGCCGATCTCGTCAAGGTCACGCGCGGCAAGACGGCGGCCATCACGCAGGAGCATGGCGCATGATGCGACTGGACAAGTATCTGGCCGAGCGCACCGGTATGACCCGCAGCGAGAGCCGCAAGGCCGTGACGAAGGGCCGCGTCATGGTGGGGGGCATGGTTTGCCGCAAGGCGGACACCCAGCTTGACGAGCATACGGCCGAGGTTGCGCTGGACGGCACGCCGCTGGCGGGCGCATATCAGGCGTTTGTCTATATCATGCTGAACAAGCCTGAGGGGGTCGTGAGCGCAAGCCGGGATAAGCGGGATACCACGGTGGTAGACCTTGTGGCGGCGGACTTTCCCCGGCGGGAACTTTTCCCGGCCGGGCGGCTGGATAAGACCAGCACCGGCTTTGTGCTGCTGACCGATGACGGCGCGCTGGCGCACGACATCCTCTCCCCCGCGCATCATGTTGAAAAGCAATATGTTGTTACGCTCGACACAGCACTGA
Protein-coding sequences here:
- a CDS encoding rRNA pseudouridine synthase, with the translated sequence MRLDKYLAERTGMTRSESRKAVTKGRVMVGGMVCRKADTQLDEHTAEVALDGTPLAGAYQAFVYIMLNKPEGVVSASRDKRDTTVVDLVAADFPRRELFPAGRLDKTSTGFVLLTDDGALAHDILSPAHHVEKQYVVTLDTALTEEMRRGFAAGVTLADGETMAPAGAEPLTDDGKTVLVTLRQGVYHQIKRMFGVYGAGVNALHRRSIGGVALDAALAPGQWRELTKKKWRNNGRRCDFCRTAGPDRSGLYRSIKINSATHF